The proteins below are encoded in one region of Juglans microcarpa x Juglans regia isolate MS1-56 chromosome 4D, Jm3101_v1.0, whole genome shotgun sequence:
- the LOC121259378 gene encoding deSI-like protein At4g17486, with amino-acid sequence MLCRTVSLAKTKKKKNGAVPVYLNVYDLTPINGYAYWVGLGVYHSGVQVHDVEYGFGAHEHATSGIFEVEAKHCPGFTFRKSILIGRTDLGPKEVRAFMEKLAEEYRGNAYHLITKNCNHFCHDVCIRLTGKAIPSWVNRLARLGSFCNCVLPAGVSEGKFGQFSSGVRVYEGEKKKLRSHSSRFASFANPPPLAAIKSARQSRCLPPSSSLIHSSSTLTLTIKL; translated from the exons ATGTTGTGTAGAACGGTATCGCTGgcgaagacgaagaagaagaagaacggAGCAGTGCCGGTCTATCTTAACGTGTACGATCTGACGCCGATTAATGGGTACGCGTACTGGGTCGGCCTTGGGGTGTACCATTCTGGCGTGCaag TTCATGATGTTGAATACGGGTTTGGAGCACATGAGCATGCAACGTCAGGAATTTTTGAAGTTGAAGCAAAGCATTGTCCTGGTTTCACATTCAGGAAATCGATATTGATTGGAAGAACTGATCTAGGTCCCAAAGAAGTCCGGGCCTTCATGGAGAAATTAGCTGAAGAGTACCGTGGAAACGCTTACCATCTTATCACGAAGAACTGCAATCACTTCTGCCACGACGTTTGTATCAGGTTGACAGGGAAAGCCATTCCTAGTTGGGTCAACAGACTCGCTAGACTTG GTTCTTTCTGCAACTGTGTCCTTCCAGCAGGTgtcagtgaagggaaatttggGCAATTTAGTTCCGGAGTTAGGGTTTACGaaggagagaagaagaaattgagGAGCCATTCAAGTAGGTTTGCATCTTTTGCAAATCCTCCACCTCTTGCTGCAATCAAAAGTGCTAGACAAAGCCGTTGTCTCCCTCCATCTTCCTCTTTGATTCATTCATCTTCTACCCTGACCTTGACTATAAAACTTTGA
- the LOC121259379 gene encoding crocetin glucosyltransferase 3-like, with protein MDNLDAANTTCSASALTIQVGINLTSPLIQNPEVQPRTEAHQLLRNIDPKKKKEKEMGSEHEHIVMLPFLAQGHLIPFLELARKIHQRITGFTITIVSTPLNIHCLRSTISSHSNIYLAELPFCSTDHCLQPDTENTEKLSSNNDLLTFHHASVTLEAPFRSLVHDIMEQDGQPPLCIISDVFFGWAVNVAKSVGSKSVTFTTCGAYGTAAYMSFWLNLPHRHTDCEEFTLLGFPDSHRFHRSHLHQSAKAADGADTWSTFMQSQISLSLGSQVWLCNTVEEIEPLGLEVLRKYLKLPVCAVGPVLSSAALKKGSYSSPFGSNTVCQRTGKKPGIFPQNCFEWLNIHGPDSVLYISFGSQNTISASQMRELALGLEVCGKPFIWVLRPPIGFDMKGESRGDWLPEGFEKRMTESQQGLLVHNWAPQLEILAHESTGAFLSHCGWNSVLESLSQGVPIIGWPMGAEQTYNTKMLVEEMGVCEVLARGVQCDVAGKEVTRVIELVMDKKKGKGLEMKRKADDIGERIRAAAAKDEDGKDGSSIKALDQFVRTILTKATLDLPA; from the coding sequence ATGGATAATTTGGACGCAGCTAATACGACGTGCTCAGCCTCGGCACTCACAATACAAGTAGGCATTAATCTCACTTCTCCATTGATTCAAAACCCAGAAGTTCAACCACGTACGGAAGCTCACCAACTTCTTCGAAATATTgatccgaaaaaaaaaaaggaaaaagaaatgggaTCCGAGCATGAGCACATTGTTATGCTACCATTCTTGGCTCAAGGCCATCTCATACCATTCCTAGAACTAGCAAGGAAAATCCACCAAAGAATTACCGGCTTCACCATCACCATAGTCAGTACGCCTCTCAATATCCACTGTCTCCGTTCCACCATTTCCTCCCACTCCAACATTTACCTCGCTGAGCTCCCTTTCTGTAGCACCGACCACTGCTTACAACCCGACACTGAGAATACCGAGAAACTGTCTTCCAATAATGATCTGTTGACCTTCCATCATGCATCGGTGACACTAGAAGCTCCTTTCCGCAGCCTAGTCCATGATATCATGGAACAAGATGGCCAGCCCCCACTTTGTATAATATCCGATGTGTTCTTTGGGTGGGCAGTGAATGTTGCGAAAAGTGTAGGCAGTAAAAGTGTTACTTTCACCACTTGTGGTGCCTATGGCACTGCGGCTTACATGTCTTTTTGGCTCAATCTTCCGCACCGTCATACGGATTGCGAAGAATTCACGCTGCTGGGGTTTCCTGATAGCCACCGCTTCCATCGCTCACATCTGCATCAATCAGCAAAAGCTGCAGATGGTGCCGATACGTGGTCTACATTTATGCAGTCGCAGATTTCACTTTCTTTAGGGTCTCAAGTTTGGCTGTGTAACACTGTCGAGGAAATCGAACCTTTAGGATTGGAAGTTctcagaaaatatctcaaacttCCCGTTTGTGCAGTTGGTCCTGTCCTTTCCTCAGCCGCGCTTAAGAAAGGCTCGTACTCCTCCCCTTTTGGCTCCAATACTGTGTGTCAACGTACAGGTAAGAAACCAGGAATATTCCCCCAAAATTGCTTTGAGTGGCTCAATATACACGGTCCAGATTCCGTTCTTTATATTTCGTTTGGTTCTCAGAACACTATCAGTGCCTCCCAGATGAGGGAGTTAGCGCTAGGTTTGGAAGTTTGTGGTAAACCGTTCATTTGGGTCCTGAGGCCACCTATCGGTTTCGACATGAAAGGTGAATCCAGAGGGGATTGGCTGCCAGAAGGGTTCGAAAAACGAATGACTGAAAGCCAACAAGGCTTGTTAGTGCACAACTGGGCGCCCCAGCTGGAGATTCTGGCACACGAATCTACCGGAGCGTTTTTAAGCCATTGCGGGTGGAATTCGGTGTTGGAGAGCTTGAGCCAGGGAGTTCCTATTATAGGGTGGCCTATGGGGGCGGAGCAGACATACAACACGAAGATGCTTGTGGAGGAAATGGGCGTGTGTGAGGTGTTGGCGCGGGGAGTGCAGTGTGATGTTGCAGGGAAGGAAGTGACGAGAGTGATAGAGTTGGTCATGGACAAGAAGAAGGGGAAAGGGCTAGAGATGAAGAGGAAAGCTGATGACATAGGAGAGCGAATAAGGGCAGCAGCAGCAAAGGATGAAGATGGAAAAGATGGGTCTTCCATTAAAGCATTGGATCAGTTTGTACGAACCATTCTAACCAAGGCAACATTAGACCTACCTGCATAG